TCGGCTTTTCCGTTTCGTTCGAGGATGAAAAAACTGAAAGGTGAATTCTGGATGGAGTTGCTTATAACTTTCTGAATAACCTCATTCTGAAGCTGGCAATGTTGATCTATGGCTATCAGATTATTTGCAGCAATATCGAAGCGAAGCCTTTGTCTGGAATGGCTGCGTTCAATTATCTCCTGACAAGTGTGAAAGGCCCAAATAGAAAGAAAGGCAAGCATACTTATTGTGAGTATTATGGGGAATCGATATGTTTTTAATGTATTTGGCATATAAAAGTTTTTCCTCTTATTACTGGTAAAGCAATATATATGCCGTTTTTTAAACGTATGATTAAACAAATAGAGTGTCACTTCTGAATGAACTTTGGTATCGCTGTATGCAGCATTAACCATAATGTAAAAAAGCTGTAAGGCCTTAAACAACTTCTCATTTTCATGGATATTTAAAAATCAAATATTATTCGTGGTTTTAGCATTTTACCAGTTATCTCTTTCAATATTTTCATTTTTCTGGCGTGGCTGAATCACAAGTTCAAGATCAAGAGCTGCAAGAAGACGGAAAAGAGTATTCAGCGTTGTTCCAGGATTACCCTTTTCAACCTTGGAGATGGTATGCTGTTCCATGCAGACCTGATGCCCCACTGCTTTTTGGGTAAGGCTTTTCTTCTTGCGCTCAGTCCTAAGGCAAGTCCTAAACTTTCAGGTGAAACAAGTCTGTGGATCATTATCACTCCTTATCCATGAAGCTGATGTTTCAATTATGTCAATTAGGGTATTTATTATTTTTATACTCTATCAGATATAAAATAGAAATATACTCTATGAAACATTTTATCATAGAGTAATCCGTGGTCAAATACAGTATAGACTGTCATTGAATATTGAGGGATGTATCTTGATGGCAATCTGTCATCTCAAGGATTACTTGCCTGAAAAGCATTTCGAATTTCTTTAGTCTGGTCGATATTTCGCCTATTTTTGAGAGGGCTTGGAATTACTGGAAATTTGGAATTGTTTCATAAAGTTTAACATCAACAGATCTTTATATGTAAAAATCTGTCCAGATCCCAGTTTTACAATCTGGGTGTCTGGATAAACCAAAACCTTTTTCGAATTTAACAAATCAGATTCCAGCGCAGTTTTATTCATTGCTCCTGATTAACAAATTCGAGATCATTTATCAGTGGTATCTTGCTTGTTTCCCCCTACCATAAGAAACTGCAATACCAAGAAATGAAAACAATGCGGCAACAACAAGACCGACTTTCATGCTTATGATAAATTCAGGGATGGTCTCAGGTTTTATGGCTGAATCTCCCATAAATACAGAAAAAATGACCGCAACAGAAGTCATGCTCACTGCCATCCCAAGAGTCCTCATAGCCCCTATCATTCCCGATGCAACACCTAACTGTCTTCTTTCAACGCTTCCCATTATTGCAGTTGAATTGGGCGTTATAAAAATACCGAATCCAGAGCCAATAAGGATAAGCTCCGCAGCAATAACCCACAATGATGTATCTGTACCCACTGTAATTGCGGCAAGCAATAGTCCTATTGAACTTGCGAGCATACCGGCTGTTGCAAGCTTTGCAGCTTCAATTCTTTCGGATAATCTTCCTGCAACTGGAGAAGTTATCACCTGCATCAGAGGCTGAAGAAGCAAAATAAAACCAGCCTGTCTTGGAGACAAGCCCTTTGCATATTGCAGGAAAAGACTCATGAGAAATGTTATCCCAAAAGTAGCTGCATAGTTTCCAAAAGCAGCCAGACAACTTAAAGTAAAAAAACGGTTATTTGAAAGCAGTGATACATCAAGAAGAGGACTGGGCGTCTTTTTTTCCATATAGAAGAAAGCTGTTAGCCCCTGAATCCCGA
Above is a genomic segment from Desulforegula conservatrix Mb1Pa containing:
- a CDS encoding MFS transporter, with the protein product MQQEKNISPGMVLVTVCIAQFMAPFMLTSVGVALPSLGREMNASAMQLGLVEQLYVLSIAMAMLTFGRFGDIVGQNKVFLTGLVFFTTLTFSLSFTRSIEMVMFQRFFQGIGGAMLLSGSMAIVASVYPPEVRARKIGIVSACTYAGLSSGPVIGGYVTAHLGWRFVFAMAVPFGLSAISMCIYGMRNISRNAPGEKMDWKGSFVYAVGIGLFMTGAAHARQMPMGPIMIAIGIQGLTAFFYMEKKTPSPLLDVSLLSNNRFFTLSCLAAFGNYAATFGITFLMSLFLQYAKGLSPRQAGFILLLQPLMQVITSPVAGRLSERIEAAKLATAGMLASSIGLLLAAITVGTDTSLWVIAAELILIGSGFGIFITPNSTAIMGSVERRQLGVASGMIGAMRTLGMAVSMTSVAVIFSVFMGDSAIKPETIPEFIISMKVGLVVAALFSFLGIAVSYGRGKQARYH